In Bythopirellula goksoeyrii, a single window of DNA contains:
- a CDS encoding sugar phosphate isomerase/epimerase family protein — MPSSPNRRDFLSNTSLAGAGVVFGGISASLLSAEEESSMPFKISVAEYSLHRMIQKGDLDPLDFGPFCKEHFDVDAVEYWMGPYADKGEDLVYLDEMHKKSEDAGVKGLLIMCDIPNGEGDLGNPDASKRQLAVEKHYPWVAAAKRMGCHSIRVNARSEGTKEEQAKLAAEGLRKLSEYAAPQGINVIVENHGGYSSDGAWLAGVIKSVNLPNCGTLPDFGNFRVSPEENYDKYKGVEELMPYAKAVSAKSHVFDDKGNESEIDYERMMEIVTNAGYHGYVGIEWEGSEPESEVEGVLLTKRLLERVRSQMT; from the coding sequence ATGCCAAGTTCGCCTAATCGTCGTGATTTTCTATCTAATACGTCCCTGGCTGGGGCGGGAGTTGTATTTGGGGGCATTTCAGCCTCACTTTTGAGCGCCGAAGAGGAATCATCCATGCCCTTTAAGATTTCTGTTGCCGAATACTCTCTACACAGAATGATCCAGAAGGGAGATCTCGATCCGCTAGATTTTGGCCCTTTCTGCAAGGAACATTTCGATGTGGACGCTGTTGAATACTGGATGGGACCATATGCTGATAAGGGAGAGGATCTTGTCTACCTCGATGAAATGCACAAAAAGAGCGAAGATGCTGGGGTCAAAGGCTTGCTGATTATGTGTGATATTCCCAATGGTGAGGGGGATCTCGGGAATCCAGATGCTAGCAAGCGGCAGCTGGCGGTTGAAAAGCATTATCCCTGGGTGGCCGCGGCCAAACGGATGGGATGCCACTCAATTCGGGTAAATGCCCGGTCTGAGGGGACCAAAGAAGAGCAGGCAAAGCTTGCGGCGGAGGGTCTGAGGAAACTTAGTGAATATGCTGCACCCCAGGGGATCAACGTGATTGTAGAGAATCATGGCGGCTATTCCTCCGATGGGGCTTGGTTGGCCGGGGTAATTAAGAGCGTCAATCTACCGAATTGCGGCACTCTGCCAGATTTCGGCAACTTTCGGGTCAGCCCAGAGGAGAACTACGACAAGTATAAAGGTGTCGAAGAATTGATGCCTTACGCCAAGGCTGTCAGTGCAAAATCCCACGTATTTGATGACAAGGGGAATGAATCCGAGATCGACTATGAAAGAATGATGGAAATCGTGACTAATGCTGGCTATCACGGGTATGTTGGTATCGAGTGGGAAGGATCGGAACCGGAATCCGAGGTCGAAGGGGTACTGCTGACCAAGCGATTGCTGGAGCGAGTTCGCTCTCAGATGACTTGA
- a CDS encoding response regulator transcription factor, producing the protein MAKDKMKDKVANLTPRQLEVVRLVSLGCIVEEIANILDLAVSTVDNHKAAAMKTLGTDKATLLTRIAIKHRISPLDDKLSRSEKRKSGRSNDGWN; encoded by the coding sequence ATGGCTAAAGACAAAATGAAAGACAAAGTGGCCAATTTGACTCCCCGTCAATTGGAAGTAGTCAGGCTGGTAAGCCTCGGATGCATCGTGGAAGAAATTGCCAATATCTTGGATTTGGCAGTGAGTACGGTCGACAATCACAAGGCCGCTGCGATGAAGACCCTGGGAACGGATAAAGCAACTTTGCTGACCCGGATTGCCATCAAGCATCGAATCAGCCCCCTGGACGACAAGCTTTCTCGCAGCGAGAAGCGCAAAAGCGGTCGAAGCAACGATGGGTGGAATTAG
- a CDS encoding tyrosine-type recombinase/integrase translates to MPRSIGQTIPKYRKHRASGQAVCTISGRDYYLGPHSTKASKLEYDRLIAEWLATGRSATYGNPAASITIIELIADYLKFAKQYYGDTTRGTYQNMKRGMTPLKELYGRTEAAEFGVLQFKAIRQKLIDENLSRPYINERMRQIVAVFRWGASEGLIPAVVPQTLAIIPGLRKGRNGLREPAPVKPVDLAVVEQTLPFLSSVVSAMVKFQMHTGCRPGEVCNLKAGDVDRSGAVWEARLKEHKTAHHGYERTIYIGPQAQEVLTPFLLRSAEDYCFSPAEAMQEMRDRRNAERKTPRTCGNRVGTNRRRKPTRIPDAKYTTQSYGRAVSRGCELAFPHELIHSIAAGKRTPGQRAELREWNTKHRWAPNQLRHSLATKVRREFDIDAAKTLLGHQSIGITEVYAEKDRKKAIEVARMIG, encoded by the coding sequence ATGCCGCGTTCTATTGGGCAGACGATTCCGAAGTACCGTAAACACCGCGCAAGTGGGCAGGCGGTTTGTACGATTAGCGGTAGAGACTACTACCTGGGACCCCACAGTACCAAGGCCAGTAAGCTCGAATATGATCGGCTGATTGCTGAATGGTTAGCTACTGGTCGGTCCGCAACTTATGGCAATCCCGCGGCGTCGATCACGATAATCGAGTTGATTGCCGACTATCTGAAGTTCGCAAAGCAATATTACGGGGATACCACGCGCGGTACCTACCAGAACATGAAGCGCGGCATGACTCCTCTGAAGGAACTCTATGGTCGGACAGAGGCCGCCGAATTTGGCGTCCTGCAATTCAAGGCGATACGACAGAAGTTGATCGACGAGAATTTGAGCCGTCCCTATATCAACGAGAGAATGCGTCAGATCGTGGCTGTATTCCGCTGGGGGGCCAGTGAGGGGCTGATTCCTGCCGTTGTCCCACAAACGCTTGCCATCATCCCCGGACTACGGAAGGGACGCAACGGGCTACGCGAGCCAGCCCCTGTGAAACCTGTAGACTTGGCAGTGGTTGAGCAAACACTTCCCTTCCTGTCTAGTGTTGTATCAGCGATGGTAAAATTCCAGATGCATACGGGATGCCGACCGGGGGAAGTCTGTAATCTCAAGGCTGGCGATGTGGATCGCAGCGGCGCAGTGTGGGAGGCCAGGCTCAAAGAGCATAAGACGGCTCACCACGGATACGAACGGACGATTTATATTGGTCCTCAAGCTCAAGAAGTGCTAACCCCGTTTCTCCTGCGTAGCGCGGAAGATTATTGTTTCTCCCCCGCTGAAGCCATGCAGGAGATGCGAGATCGACGTAATGCAGAGAGAAAAACCCCGCGCACTTGTGGCAACCGTGTCGGCACCAATCGACGTAGGAAGCCGACACGCATTCCCGACGCCAAATACACTACTCAAAGCTACGGTCGAGCCGTATCGCGGGGCTGTGAGTTGGCATTTCCTCATGAACTTATTCATTCCATCGCAGCAGGGAAACGCACCCCAGGACAGCGAGCGGAGCTAAGAGAGTGGAACACAAAACACCGCTGGGCACCGAATCAGCTGCGTCACAGCCTAGCTACCAAGGTCCGCCGGGAGTTCGATATCGACGCAGCAAAGACACTGCTGGGGCATCAATCTATCGGGATCACCGAAGTTTACGCCGAGAAGGATCGGAAAAAAGCAATCGAAGTTGCCAGAATGATTGGTTAG
- the icd gene encoding NADP-dependent isocitrate dehydrogenase, with protein MTAAISGKPIKKQGDNLEVPNQPIIPFIEGDGTGPDIWNASQRVLDAAVEKAYDGERRIEWKEVLAGEKSFNATGSWLPDETLDAFRTYLVGIKGPLTTPVGGGIRSLNVALRQILDLYVCLRPVQYFQGVPTPVREPEKTDMVIFRENTEDIYAGIEFQAGSEDCQKFSKIFSETFPDLWKKVRFPNSVGIGIKPVSKEGTTRLVHAAIQYAIDNNRSSVTLVHKGNIMKFTEGAFRDWGYECARDQFGATELDGGPWCQIPAGKPGAGIIIKDVIADAMLQQILTRPADYDVIATLNLNGDYISDALAACVGGIGIAPGGNINYQTGHAIFEATHGTAPKYAGQDKVNPGSVILSGEMMFRYLGWTEAADLIIRGLNGAISAKTVTYDFERLMDGATLLKCSEFGDAVIKHMA; from the coding sequence ATGACGGCAGCCATTTCGGGCAAACCAATCAAGAAACAGGGAGATAACCTAGAAGTACCCAACCAGCCAATCATCCCTTTTATCGAGGGAGACGGCACCGGGCCCGATATCTGGAACGCAAGTCAACGGGTCCTCGATGCAGCCGTCGAAAAAGCCTACGACGGTGAACGCCGAATCGAGTGGAAAGAGGTTCTGGCAGGTGAGAAGTCTTTCAATGCCACGGGTAGCTGGCTTCCTGACGAAACGCTTGACGCCTTTCGCACTTACCTGGTCGGGATCAAGGGTCCGCTGACAACTCCCGTTGGTGGCGGGATCCGCTCGCTAAATGTTGCCCTTCGCCAAATTCTTGATCTCTACGTCTGCCTCCGTCCCGTTCAATACTTTCAAGGAGTTCCTACACCTGTAAGGGAGCCAGAGAAAACCGACATGGTCATCTTCCGTGAGAACACGGAAGACATCTATGCAGGCATTGAGTTTCAAGCCGGGAGTGAAGATTGCCAAAAGTTCAGCAAGATTTTCTCTGAAACATTCCCCGATCTCTGGAAAAAGGTTCGCTTTCCCAATTCGGTCGGCATCGGCATCAAGCCCGTCAGCAAGGAAGGCACCACCCGCTTGGTTCATGCTGCGATTCAATACGCCATCGACAACAATCGCAGCTCAGTCACACTGGTCCACAAGGGCAACATCATGAAGTTCACCGAAGGTGCCTTTCGTGATTGGGGTTATGAATGCGCGCGAGACCAATTTGGCGCTACAGAACTCGATGGTGGTCCCTGGTGTCAGATCCCCGCGGGCAAGCCTGGTGCCGGCATCATTATCAAAGACGTCATCGCCGACGCGATGCTGCAACAGATTCTCACGCGCCCCGCTGACTACGATGTGATTGCCACTTTGAATCTCAACGGAGATTACATTAGCGACGCGTTGGCCGCTTGTGTCGGTGGCATCGGCATCGCACCAGGAGGAAACATCAACTACCAGACTGGCCACGCCATCTTCGAGGCAACCCATGGCACCGCTCCGAAGTACGCAGGCCAGGACAAGGTGAACCCCGGCTCTGTAATCCTTTCTGGCGAGATGATGTTCCGCTATCTCGGCTGGACCGAGGCGGCCGACCTCATCATCCGAGGTCTCAATGGTGCGATCAGTGCCAAAACTGTGACTTACGATTTTGAGAGACTCATGGATGGCGCAACGCTCTTGAAATGCAGTGAGTTTGGTGATGCGGTCATAAAACACATGGCGTAG
- a CDS encoding adenylate/guanylate cyclase domain-containing protein, which yields MQPTPLSTASDIAANRRVWTFVERHGLLLVGISPIVANLIGSAFNILYNQQQIWPILSVAQRERFDLCWQLFNLLVYPIAVACWAAPLVWLRSTHRALLVGDKVEESTLVSAQRLVINLPWWILIVAGVSWFICIPVFPAALAMVPGKLSPVVVGHLITSFVTASLIAITHSFFAVELVSQRALYPVFFRQTSMANVPGAVPLSITARGILWALSAVVSPIVSLVLILLVQDPQHHSPAFGLAVGVVAIAFGLTTAWMLSKLIAVPVRQLRDASMRVSDGDLDVRVNLQRADDFGPLIEGFNTMVQGLQERERLQETFGRHVGQEAARQILQQGEGLVGNEQEITVMFVDVRNFTAHSSTHSPQEVVSALNIFFRLAVETIESHGGMVNKFLGDGFMALFGIGTQQTNHAFQAVRAAQQLFQSLEIVSEELEQVGWPGLQIGVGINTGSAIVGSIGSPKRLEYTAIGDTVNVASRVESLTKTLGHSLLITENTRHYLPEELSCIPVPPQTVKGKGEPLRISAIAEK from the coding sequence GTGCAGCCTACGCCACTTTCGACAGCGAGCGACATCGCGGCTAATCGCCGAGTATGGACGTTCGTCGAGCGGCATGGCCTGCTTTTGGTAGGCATTTCACCGATCGTGGCAAATCTGATTGGCAGCGCCTTCAACATCCTCTACAACCAGCAACAGATCTGGCCGATCCTCTCGGTCGCTCAACGCGAGCGTTTCGATCTTTGTTGGCAATTATTCAACCTTTTGGTCTACCCCATTGCGGTTGCCTGCTGGGCGGCTCCTCTAGTTTGGCTTCGAAGCACGCATCGGGCCCTATTAGTCGGCGATAAGGTTGAAGAATCGACACTGGTATCGGCACAACGGCTTGTAATCAATCTACCTTGGTGGATTCTCATCGTAGCTGGAGTTAGTTGGTTTATCTGTATCCCAGTCTTTCCTGCCGCGCTGGCGATGGTGCCCGGCAAGCTCTCTCCGGTTGTCGTGGGGCATCTGATTACCTCTTTCGTCACGGCCTCTCTAATAGCGATCACTCATAGCTTTTTCGCAGTGGAACTTGTGAGCCAAAGAGCCCTGTATCCAGTCTTCTTTCGCCAAACCAGCATGGCAAACGTGCCCGGTGCAGTGCCGCTCAGTATCACCGCTCGGGGAATCTTGTGGGCCTTGTCTGCTGTGGTGAGCCCCATAGTCTCCTTGGTGTTGATACTACTCGTGCAGGATCCCCAGCATCATTCCCCTGCTTTTGGCCTGGCAGTTGGCGTGGTGGCGATCGCCTTTGGGCTCACTACGGCCTGGATGCTCAGCAAATTGATTGCCGTACCTGTGCGGCAATTGCGAGATGCCTCGATGCGAGTGTCTGATGGGGATCTCGACGTGCGCGTGAACTTACAGCGTGCCGACGACTTTGGTCCTCTAATCGAAGGGTTCAATACCATGGTCCAAGGTCTACAGGAAAGAGAACGGCTTCAAGAAACTTTCGGTCGACATGTCGGTCAGGAAGCTGCCCGCCAAATTCTGCAACAGGGCGAAGGACTCGTTGGCAATGAACAGGAGATCACGGTGATGTTTGTTGATGTGCGAAATTTTACGGCCCACTCGTCAACGCATTCTCCGCAAGAAGTCGTGTCGGCGTTGAATATTTTCTTTCGCTTGGCGGTTGAGACAATCGAAAGCCATGGAGGAATGGTCAACAAGTTTCTCGGCGATGGTTTCATGGCTCTGTTTGGGATTGGAACCCAACAGACCAACCACGCTTTCCAGGCCGTGAGAGCCGCTCAGCAATTATTTCAAAGCTTGGAGATTGTCTCAGAGGAATTGGAGCAGGTAGGCTGGCCCGGCTTGCAGATCGGGGTAGGCATCAATACCGGGTCCGCAATTGTGGGAAGTATTGGGTCTCCAAAACGGCTCGAATATACCGCGATTGGCGATACGGTCAATGTGGCCTCCCGAGTGGAATCGCTTACCAAAACCTTAGGGCATTCACTGCTGATAACCGAGAATACCAGGCACTATTTGCCGGAAGAGCTCTCTTGTATCCCAGTCCCTCCCCAAACCGTCAAAGGGAAGGGCGAGCCCCTTCGGATCAGCGCAATCGCCGAGAAATAA
- a CDS encoding DUF1580 domain-containing protein: MDIYSEDRITLNQLAKECSRNPSTIWRWHLNGVRGVKLETYVEGGCRFTSRQAHRRFQQRCTDAANGTSPQPKTSIQRERDIQRAEAELAEMGL, encoded by the coding sequence ATGGACATCTATTCTGAAGATCGAATTACTCTTAATCAGCTCGCCAAAGAGTGTAGCCGGAATCCTAGCACCATCTGGCGTTGGCATCTCAACGGCGTTCGCGGCGTCAAGCTCGAAACCTATGTCGAGGGCGGTTGTCGTTTCACTTCCCGCCAAGCCCATCGCAGATTCCAGCAGCGCTGCACGGATGCCGCTAACGGAACTTCTCCGCAGCCTAAGACCTCGATCCAGCGGGAGAGGGATATTCAACGGGCTGAAGCCGAGTTGGCCGAGATGGGACTCTAA
- a CDS encoding bifunctional DNA primase/polymerase has product MSTEVTTTTDELIEQLLEAGINGIGKGLPIVPCNRKVPCDDRGLPADDWQNLPISIERLEAGLRGADDPAIGLIMGPRSGIIDSETDGPDEEEAEAHLFRGCHTPITAAYKSPRGGHTLWKYDPRLEVLGKASYTYKAPNGKHVTIRLGLGAKASQSIIPPSAGREWLPGVSPDECDIQPLPELVIQRLLAAVAKESKRQTADTTSNDINSVCLRAMQSSTKSIEDGNDGSKRLYIVACRAVEYDLSDSEAVATIRAYEAEKPFPRSWSDGEVLQRVRDADADKKVFRGSAVIIRNYDEIEVEIDDDDEDGKKKTKTVLVPKSMTDIIADIYRHRGNWPRRVDNSLFVDDEHGLSWFDRRTTPAVFGWMRRNHSVDWKKGGKYVTQPELTAEIERTATKYEAIELFPHEPPIHGIYYRGTPPKLGDGSHLKWLLDRFRPETTIDYDLIKAAFMTAMWGGPAGCRPAFVITSDWGRGVGKSTVAQLIGQLFGGHIDVSAGEDISKLKTRFLTPEARTKRIAQIDNIKTMKLSWAELESLITATTISGHQLYVGEGQRPNVLTWFLTLNGVSLATDMAQRSVIIKVVKGENSGTWLEETRTYIDKHRDKIIGDIIAALRDEPFPLAEYSRWATWEEHVLTRLPEPGDAQRVILERQGEANCEMDEAEIVEGYFADQLDRLGYGPDSAQVRIPVAIVARWYCKATNERAKTPQISKHLTQMAREGQLKCLSPDPSRSYGRCFVWTGHSADVLNHPICNDLQSRLNVVGADGEDA; this is encoded by the coding sequence ATGAGCACCGAAGTGACTACCACCACCGATGAGTTGATCGAACAACTACTCGAAGCTGGCATCAATGGAATTGGGAAGGGTCTGCCAATTGTCCCCTGCAATCGTAAGGTGCCATGCGATGATCGAGGGCTTCCCGCTGACGACTGGCAGAATTTACCGATCAGCATTGAGCGGTTAGAAGCTGGTTTGCGTGGTGCCGACGACCCCGCCATTGGTCTCATCATGGGGCCACGATCAGGCATCATCGACAGTGAGACCGATGGCCCGGACGAGGAAGAAGCCGAAGCCCATTTGTTTCGAGGATGCCATACACCGATCACCGCAGCATACAAGTCACCTCGGGGCGGTCATACGTTGTGGAAATACGACCCACGGCTCGAAGTGCTGGGCAAGGCGAGCTACACCTACAAGGCCCCCAACGGTAAACATGTGACGATTCGCCTCGGGCTGGGCGCGAAGGCGTCGCAGTCGATCATCCCTCCCAGTGCTGGGCGTGAATGGCTCCCCGGGGTGTCGCCTGATGAGTGTGATATTCAACCATTACCTGAGTTGGTTATTCAAAGATTGCTCGCAGCGGTGGCGAAGGAATCAAAGAGGCAAACTGCGGATACAACCTCCAATGACATCAACTCCGTTTGCCTACGTGCGATGCAGAGCAGCACGAAGTCAATCGAGGATGGCAACGATGGCTCCAAGCGACTTTATATAGTGGCCTGTCGTGCGGTTGAATACGATCTCTCAGACAGCGAAGCCGTGGCCACGATCAGGGCTTATGAGGCGGAGAAGCCATTCCCCCGCAGTTGGTCCGATGGCGAGGTGCTTCAACGTGTGCGTGATGCTGATGCTGACAAAAAAGTTTTTCGCGGATCCGCTGTTATCATCCGCAACTACGACGAGATCGAAGTCGAGATCGACGACGATGATGAAGATGGGAAGAAAAAAACCAAAACGGTTCTGGTCCCCAAGTCAATGACTGATATCATCGCTGACATCTACAGGCATCGCGGCAATTGGCCGCGGCGCGTAGACAATTCCCTTTTCGTCGATGATGAGCATGGCCTGAGTTGGTTTGATCGTCGCACCACTCCGGCTGTGTTTGGGTGGATGCGTAGAAATCATTCCGTCGACTGGAAGAAGGGTGGAAAGTACGTGACTCAGCCAGAGTTAACGGCGGAAATTGAACGGACGGCGACCAAGTACGAAGCCATTGAACTATTTCCCCATGAGCCACCTATCCACGGTATCTATTATCGAGGCACGCCTCCTAAGCTGGGCGATGGAAGTCACCTTAAGTGGTTGCTAGATCGTTTTCGACCAGAGACTACGATCGACTACGACCTCATCAAGGCGGCCTTTATGACGGCAATGTGGGGAGGCCCTGCTGGTTGTCGGCCGGCCTTCGTGATCACCTCGGACTGGGGGCGTGGCGTCGGGAAATCCACCGTGGCCCAATTGATCGGCCAACTATTCGGCGGTCACATCGATGTATCGGCTGGGGAAGATATTTCAAAGCTGAAAACTCGATTTCTGACACCAGAAGCCAGGACCAAGCGGATAGCCCAGATCGACAATATCAAAACGATGAAGCTGTCCTGGGCAGAGTTAGAATCGCTTATCACTGCCACCACGATCAGCGGACATCAACTCTATGTTGGAGAGGGGCAGCGGCCCAACGTGTTGACGTGGTTTCTCACGCTCAATGGTGTGAGCCTAGCAACGGATATGGCGCAACGCTCCGTCATCATCAAGGTGGTGAAGGGTGAGAATTCTGGCACCTGGTTGGAGGAGACTCGGACCTACATCGACAAGCACCGCGACAAGATCATTGGCGACATCATCGCGGCCCTACGTGATGAGCCATTCCCTTTGGCCGAGTATTCGCGCTGGGCCACCTGGGAAGAGCATGTGCTCACTAGGCTGCCAGAACCGGGTGATGCCCAACGGGTCATCTTAGAGCGACAGGGGGAAGCCAATTGCGAGATGGATGAGGCGGAGATCGTCGAGGGTTATTTTGCCGACCAGCTTGACCGCCTGGGCTATGGGCCTGACTCCGCCCAAGTGCGTATCCCCGTGGCTATCGTGGCGAGGTGGTATTGCAAGGCTACCAATGAGCGAGCCAAGACTCCCCAGATTAGTAAGCACCTGACTCAGATGGCCAGAGAGGGACAGCTCAAGTGCTTATCCCCTGACCCGTCAAGAAGTTACGGGCGTTGTTTCGTTTGGACTGGCCATTCAGCAGACGTACTAAATCACCCTATTTGCAACGATTTGCAAAGCCGTTTGAACGTCGTAGGTGCAGACGGAGAGGACGCTTAG
- a CDS encoding HAD family hydrolase, producing MATVLFDIDGTLIHTAGAGHRAFADTFRTLFGIEKISSDVRFAGRSDRAIAEELMATHGVASSSENWLRFVKAFVPRLEEVLPQCQGTVLPGVVELLDRLKESEQTAIGLLTGNIAAGAQAKLSHYRLWDRFAFGGYGDDWVNRNDIAAAALAASRTYVAQSQDARSGKTNGESQRVIVIGDTPADVECARSIGAVAVAVLTGGVPREVLVATEPDLLLDDLSEIDDILVQINSVTA from the coding sequence ATGGCAACGGTTCTGTTTGACATTGACGGTACACTTATTCACACTGCCGGAGCAGGACATCGCGCATTTGCAGACACTTTTCGCACGTTGTTCGGCATCGAGAAGATTTCAAGTGACGTGCGCTTTGCCGGTCGCAGCGATCGGGCAATAGCCGAAGAACTCATGGCAACGCACGGTGTTGCCTCCAGCAGTGAAAATTGGCTGCGATTCGTCAAGGCTTTTGTTCCTCGCTTGGAGGAAGTGCTGCCCCAATGTCAGGGAACGGTTCTACCCGGTGTCGTGGAATTGCTCGACCGTCTGAAAGAGTCCGAGCAAACTGCGATTGGACTTCTGACGGGAAACATTGCTGCCGGGGCTCAAGCCAAGCTTTCCCACTATCGGCTCTGGGACCGTTTCGCTTTCGGAGGATATGGAGATGATTGGGTGAACCGAAACGACATTGCTGCGGCCGCGCTCGCCGCTTCACGAACGTATGTCGCACAATCGCAGGATGCTAGATCTGGGAAAACAAATGGTGAATCGCAGCGAGTCATCGTGATTGGCGATACTCCGGCGGACGTAGAGTGTGCTCGAAGCATCGGCGCCGTTGCCGTCGCCGTACTTACGGGGGGAGTACCACGCGAAGTACTCGTTGCTACCGAGCCCGATCTGCTCCTCGACGATCTTTCGGAGATTGATGACATCTTGGTACAGATTAACTCAGTCACTGCTTAG
- a CDS encoding peptide chain release factor family protein, with product MVHPAQLPIEDLLVQCKFRRTRRSGPGGQHRNKVETAVVIEHLPTQVRAEGSERRSQSLNREVAIHRLRTQLALQLRTPASESSCNAPPSQLWKSRVSGGKVSVNVAHADFPSLLSEALDILASNAYEISPSADRLGITNSQLVKFLKLEPAALLAVNRHRSERDMPALR from the coding sequence ATGGTTCATCCTGCACAATTACCGATTGAAGACTTGCTGGTGCAATGTAAGTTTCGCAGAACTCGGCGATCAGGGCCGGGAGGTCAGCACCGAAACAAGGTCGAGACGGCTGTAGTGATTGAGCATCTACCGACCCAAGTCCGTGCCGAGGGCTCGGAGCGGCGTAGCCAGTCACTGAATCGAGAGGTAGCGATTCATCGCTTACGCACTCAATTGGCACTCCAATTGCGCACCCCGGCTTCCGAGTCTTCATGTAATGCACCGCCTAGCCAGCTGTGGAAGAGTCGCGTATCTGGAGGCAAGGTCTCGGTGAATGTGGCCCATGCTGATTTTCCATCACTGCTTTCCGAAGCGTTGGATATCTTGGCCTCCAATGCATACGAGATATCTCCCTCCGCTGATCGGCTCGGTATCACTAATTCTCAATTAGTGAAATTCCTCAAATTGGAACCTGCAGCACTGCTTGCCGTCAATCGCCACCGTAGCGAGCGGGACATGCCGGCACTTCGCTAG